The following are from one region of the Pseudohongiella spirulinae genome:
- a CDS encoding GntR family transcriptional regulator — protein sequence MDHLQSASVSRPDNPQTLSDGAFERIQNAIVKGEIAPGTRLSEQYLSSTFGIGRGPLREAIRRLEGRRLVVRIPHAGVRVVSLSYEELLELYYVREGLEGMACRLAAQNMSIEEIAGLRQVLAEHEQHSGLHSNESYYQQEGELDLHYLIIKGSKNRMLHDLLCSDLYHLLRMYRYRYSTVPRRPQQAFSEHHRIIEAIADRDGELAEILMRRHISASRRNIEQLMREQSDRD from the coding sequence ATGGATCATCTACAATCTGCCTCTGTGAGTCGCCCGGATAACCCACAGACCCTGTCTGATGGCGCCTTTGAACGCATCCAGAATGCCATTGTCAAAGGAGAGATAGCGCCAGGTACCCGACTGAGCGAACAGTATCTGAGCAGTACCTTCGGCATTGGTCGCGGCCCCCTGCGAGAAGCCATACGCAGACTCGAAGGTCGTCGTCTGGTAGTGCGTATTCCGCATGCCGGTGTGCGAGTGGTATCACTGAGCTATGAGGAACTGCTGGAGCTGTACTACGTGCGCGAGGGCCTGGAAGGTATGGCCTGTCGGCTGGCCGCACAGAACATGAGCATCGAAGAAATAGCCGGCTTGCGACAGGTGTTGGCCGAGCATGAGCAGCACAGTGGCTTGCACAGCAATGAATCCTATTATCAGCAGGAAGGCGAGCTGGATCTGCATTACCTGATCATCAAGGGCAGCAAGAACAGAATGTTGCATGATCTTTTGTGCAGCGACCTTTATCACCTGCTCAGAATGTATCGTTATCGCTATTCCACGGTACCCAGACGGCCACAACAAGCCTTTTCAGAACATCACCGGATTATTGAGGCAATCGCTGACCGCGATGGTGAATTGGCGGAAATACTGATGCGGCGGCATATCAGTGCCTCAAGGCGCAATATTGAACAATTGATGCGGGAGCAGAGCGACCGCGACTGA
- the prpB gene encoding methylisocitrate lyase: MHKTPGQLFREAVAEEQPLQVIGAINANHALLAKRAGFRAIYLSGGGVAAGSLGLPDLGITGLDDVLTDVRRITDVCDLPLLVDVDTGFGASAFNVARTVKSMIKFGAAAMHIEDQVGAKRCGHRPNKEIVTQQEMVDRIKAAVDARTDESFVIMARTDALAVEGLDSALDRAEACIEAGADMIFPEAITELSMYQKFTERLQVPVLANITEFGSTPLYTVDELASVNVGLVLYPLSAFRAMNKAAENVYMAVRRDGTQKNVVDTMQTRAELYDRINYHVYEEHLDALFAKQKQS, encoded by the coding sequence ATGCACAAGACACCCGGACAACTTTTCCGAGAAGCAGTGGCAGAAGAACAGCCGCTGCAGGTAATCGGGGCAATTAACGCCAATCATGCGCTGCTGGCAAAGCGCGCGGGATTTCGCGCCATTTACCTCTCTGGTGGGGGCGTCGCGGCAGGGTCGCTGGGTTTGCCCGATCTGGGTATCACCGGTCTTGATGACGTGCTGACTGATGTGCGCCGCATCACCGATGTCTGTGATCTGCCGCTGTTGGTCGATGTGGATACCGGTTTTGGTGCCAGCGCGTTTAATGTGGCCCGCACGGTTAAATCAATGATCAAGTTTGGCGCGGCGGCCATGCACATAGAGGATCAGGTGGGTGCCAAGCGCTGTGGCCACCGGCCCAATAAAGAGATTGTGACTCAACAGGAAATGGTCGATCGCATCAAAGCGGCGGTCGATGCACGCACGGACGAGAGTTTTGTGATCATGGCCCGCACGGATGCGCTGGCTGTGGAGGGACTGGATTCTGCGCTGGATCGTGCCGAGGCGTGTATTGAGGCTGGCGCGGATATGATCTTCCCGGAAGCCATTACGGAACTGTCCATGTACCAGAAGTTCACCGAGCGCCTGCAGGTACCGGTGTTGGCTAATATCACTGAGTTTGGCTCGACTCCGCTGTATACAGTGGATGAGCTGGCCTCTGTTAATGTCGGCTTGGTTTTGTATCCACTCTCGGCTTTCCGGGCCATGAACAAAGCGGCAGAAAATGTTTATATGGCTGTGCGCCGTGACGGCACTCAGAAGAACGTGGTCGACACCATGCAGACCCGTGCGGAACTCTATGACAGGATTAACTATCACGTGTACGAAGAGCACCTGGATGCATTGTTTGCCAAACAGAAGCAGTCCTGA
- the prpC gene encoding bifunctional 2-methylcitrate synthase/citrate synthase — protein sequence MAEGKVLSGAGLRGQVAGKTALSTVGVSGSGLTYRGYDLEDLAENCQFEEVAYLVLKGELPTQAQLTEYKARLKSLRGLPKALKEVLERIPKDAHPMDVMRTGCSVLGNLEPEDTSVVGQFPTQQAAADRMLAIFPSIICYWYRFSHDGVRIDENTDDDSIGGHFLHMLLGKKPSELHSTVMNVSLILYAEHEFNASTFTARVCASTLSDIFSCVTGAIGSLRGPLHGGANEAAMEMIEKFRDAEHAEQEMMGMLARKEKIMGFGHAIYKESDPRNAIIKSWSQKLAADVGDTVLYPVSVRCEEVMWREKKLFCNADFFHASAYHFMGIPTKLFTPIFVMSRLTGWAAHVMEQRADNRIIRPSAEYVGPEPRKVTPIASR from the coding sequence ATGGCAGAAGGTAAAGTATTAAGCGGTGCGGGACTACGCGGGCAGGTGGCCGGTAAGACAGCCCTGTCGACCGTGGGTGTGTCAGGCTCGGGGTTGACTTATCGTGGTTACGATCTGGAAGATCTGGCGGAAAATTGTCAGTTTGAGGAAGTCGCTTATCTGGTTCTCAAAGGTGAGTTGCCGACACAGGCGCAATTGACTGAATACAAAGCCAGATTAAAATCTTTGCGCGGTTTGCCTAAAGCATTAAAAGAAGTGCTGGAGCGAATTCCAAAAGATGCCCATCCGATGGATGTCATGCGTACTGGCTGCTCGGTGCTGGGTAACCTGGAACCTGAGGATACCTCTGTAGTAGGACAGTTCCCGACACAACAGGCAGCTGCCGATCGTATGCTGGCGATTTTTCCATCTATTATCTGTTACTGGTATCGATTCAGTCACGATGGTGTTCGTATTGATGAGAATACCGATGATGATTCTATTGGTGGTCACTTCCTGCATATGCTGCTTGGCAAAAAGCCGAGCGAGTTGCATTCCACTGTCATGAATGTGTCGCTGATTCTGTATGCCGAGCACGAATTTAACGCATCGACGTTCACCGCCCGGGTCTGTGCATCCACGCTGTCTGATATCTTCAGTTGTGTGACCGGCGCTATTGGTTCACTGCGTGGGCCTTTGCATGGTGGAGCCAATGAAGCGGCCATGGAGATGATCGAAAAGTTCCGTGATGCAGAGCATGCCGAGCAGGAAATGATGGGCATGCTGGCGCGCAAGGAAAAAATCATGGGTTTTGGTCACGCCATTTACAAAGAGTCTGACCCGCGAAATGCCATCATCAAATCCTGGTCACAGAAGCTGGCTGCTGATGTGGGTGACACGGTACTGTATCCCGTTTCCGTGCGATGTGAAGAAGTGATGTGGCGCGAGAAAAAGCTGTTCTGTAATGCCGACTTCTTCCATGCCTCTGCTTATCACTTTATGGGAATACCCACCAAACTCTTTACACCGATATTTGTGATGAGTCGCCTGACCGGATGGGCTGCTCATGTCATGGAACAGCGTGCGGATAACCGCATTATCCGGCCCAGTGCCGAGTATGTTGGTCCCGAACCGCGTAAAGTCACGCCTATTGCCTCAAGGTAA
- the acnD gene encoding Fe/S-dependent 2-methylisocitrate dehydratase AcnD: MNVNYRKSLPGTELDYYDARQAVNDIEAGAWDRLPYVSRVLAENLVRRCDPADLTESLRQLVERRRDRDFPWFPARVVCHDILGQTALVDLAGLRDAIAEQGGDPAQVNPVVPVQLIVDHSLAVECGGYVPEAFQKNRDIEDRRNEDRFHFIDWTKYAFKNVDVIPPGNGIMHQINLEKMSPVIYTDRGVAFPDTCVGTDSHTPHVDSLGVIAVGVGGLEAENVMLGRASWMRTPDIVGVNLTGKLQPGITATDLVLALTEFLRKERVVGAWLEFHGEGAAALTLGDRATISNMAPEYGATAAMFFIDQQTIDYLKLTGREDDQVALVETYARHCGLWADDMKTVHYERELQFDLSSVVRNLAGPSNPHARLATSDLAARGIAKDLQQAREQEAQGLLPDGAVIIAAITSCTNTSNPRNVIAAGLLARNARKLGLMRKPWVKTSLAPGSKAVKLYLEEAGLTDDLEALGFGVVAFACTTCNGMSGALEPEIQQEIIDRDLYAVAVLSGNRNFDGRIHPYAKQAFLASPPLVVAYAIAGTIRFDIEKDVLAVVDGKEIRLKDIWPSDEEIDALVKTAVKPQQFRDVYIPMFNITRDESQQVSPLYDWRPMSTYIRRPPYWEGALAGEPSLKGMRPLAVLGDNITTDHLSPSNAILADSAAGEYLSKMGVPEEDFNSYATHRGDHLTAQRATFANPKLINEMAVIDGKVEQGSLARVEPEGKVMRMWEAIETYMQRKQPLIIIAGADYGQGSSRDWAAKGVRLAGVEAIVAEGFERIHRTNLIGMGVLPLEFLPGTTRKTLEIDGTETFDVQGEPAPGAELTLLIHRRDGGRQEVPVKCRLDSHEELSVFKAGGVLQRFAQDFLQGQAHTQGASE, translated from the coding sequence ATGAACGTTAATTACAGGAAATCCTTGCCAGGTACAGAGCTGGACTACTATGACGCCAGGCAGGCTGTTAATGACATTGAAGCCGGCGCCTGGGACCGGCTGCCGTATGTGTCGCGAGTGCTGGCCGAAAACCTGGTGAGACGATGCGATCCGGCGGATCTGACAGAGTCATTGAGGCAACTTGTTGAACGGCGTCGGGATAGAGATTTTCCCTGGTTTCCGGCGCGAGTCGTTTGTCATGATATTCTGGGACAAACGGCGCTTGTTGATCTGGCCGGTCTGCGCGATGCCATTGCCGAGCAGGGCGGTGATCCGGCTCAGGTGAATCCGGTGGTGCCGGTGCAGTTAATTGTGGATCACTCGCTGGCGGTGGAGTGCGGCGGGTATGTGCCAGAGGCATTCCAGAAGAATCGTGATATTGAAGATCGCCGCAATGAGGATCGCTTTCATTTTATCGACTGGACAAAGTATGCGTTTAAAAACGTCGATGTGATTCCGCCCGGTAATGGCATCATGCATCAGATTAATCTGGAAAAAATGTCACCGGTTATTTATACCGATCGGGGTGTCGCCTTTCCGGATACCTGTGTTGGTACAGACAGTCATACGCCGCATGTTGATTCCCTGGGCGTCATTGCTGTGGGTGTGGGTGGACTGGAGGCGGAGAACGTTATGCTGGGGCGGGCATCCTGGATGCGCACACCTGATATCGTTGGCGTCAATTTGACCGGCAAGTTACAGCCTGGTATTACGGCAACTGATCTGGTGCTGGCCCTGACAGAATTTCTTCGAAAAGAGCGAGTGGTTGGTGCCTGGCTGGAGTTCCATGGGGAAGGTGCAGCAGCATTGACACTGGGCGATCGCGCGACGATTTCCAATATGGCGCCGGAATATGGCGCAACGGCTGCGATGTTTTTCATCGATCAGCAGACCATAGATTATTTGAAATTGACCGGCCGTGAAGATGATCAGGTGGCGCTGGTTGAAACCTATGCGCGGCACTGTGGTTTGTGGGCCGACGATATGAAGACTGTGCACTATGAACGTGAACTGCAGTTTGATCTCAGTTCAGTCGTCAGAAACCTCGCCGGCCCCAGCAATCCCCATGCGCGATTGGCCACCAGTGATCTGGCAGCGCGGGGCATTGCCAAAGATCTGCAACAGGCTCGCGAACAGGAAGCGCAGGGTCTGTTGCCGGATGGCGCTGTGATTATTGCGGCCATTACCAGTTGCACCAATACCAGTAATCCGCGCAATGTCATTGCTGCTGGTTTGCTGGCACGCAATGCCCGCAAGCTGGGACTGATGCGAAAACCCTGGGTCAAGACCTCGCTGGCGCCTGGCTCCAAAGCGGTCAAGCTTTATCTGGAGGAAGCCGGCTTAACTGATGACCTTGAAGCGCTGGGTTTTGGTGTGGTGGCTTTTGCCTGCACCACCTGTAATGGCATGTCTGGTGCTCTGGAACCTGAAATACAGCAGGAAATCATCGACCGGGATCTGTATGCAGTGGCCGTGTTATCAGGCAACCGTAATTTTGATGGACGTATTCATCCCTATGCCAAACAGGCATTTCTTGCGTCACCGCCGCTGGTTGTTGCCTATGCCATTGCCGGCACTATCCGCTTTGATATCGAGAAAGATGTGCTGGCGGTGGTTGATGGAAAGGAAATCCGCTTAAAAGACATCTGGCCCTCTGACGAAGAAATTGATGCACTGGTCAAAACGGCGGTGAAGCCACAGCAGTTCCGTGATGTCTACATCCCCATGTTTAATATCACTCGTGATGAGTCTCAGCAGGTCAGTCCGCTGTATGATTGGCGGCCCATGTCGACCTATATTCGTCGCCCGCCATACTGGGAAGGCGCACTGGCCGGCGAGCCCTCATTGAAGGGCATGCGTCCGCTAGCCGTGCTGGGCGACAATATAACCACGGATCATCTGTCACCCTCCAACGCCATTCTGGCAGACAGTGCGGCGGGAGAGTATCTGAGCAAGATGGGCGTGCCAGAGGAAGACTTTAATTCCTATGCGACGCATCGTGGTGACCACCTGACAGCGCAACGTGCCACTTTTGCCAACCCCAAACTGATCAATGAAATGGCCGTGATTGATGGCAAGGTCGAACAGGGTTCTTTGGCGCGTGTTGAGCCGGAAGGTAAAGTCATGCGCATGTGGGAAGCGATCGAAACCTATATGCAGCGCAAGCAACCCCTGATCATCATTGCCGGAGCAGATTACGGCCAGGGATCGTCCCGTGATTGGGCGGCCAAAGGTGTGCGCCTTGCCGGAGTAGAAGCGATAGTGGCTGAAGGTTTTGAGCGTATTCATCGTACCAACCTGATTGGCATGGGTGTGCTGCCGCTGGAATTCCTGCCAGGTACGACGCGTAAAACGCTTGAGATAGACGGCACGGAGACCTTTGATGTACAGGGGGAACCGGCGCCCGGTGCAGAGTTGACTTTGCTCATTCATCGCCGTGATGGTGGGCGGCAAGAGGTGCCGGTCAAGTGCCGTCTGGATAGCCACGAAGAGCTTTCAGTTTTTAAGGCCGGTGGTGTACTGCAGCGTTTCGCACAAGACTTTCTGCAGGGGCAAGCTCATACTCAAGGGGCCAGCGAATGA
- the prpF gene encoding 2-methylaconitate cis-trans isomerase PrpF has protein sequence MTQQLKIPATYIRGGTSKGVFFLLDELPNAAQVPGPARDQLLLRVIGSPDPYAKQIDGMGGATSSTSKTVIISRSERPDHDVDYLFGQVSIDKAFVDWSGNCGNLSSAVGGFAISKGLINSERVPINGLCTVRIWQANIGKTIIAHVPVTEGMVQETGDFELDGVTFPAAEVQLEFVDPSDDDAPGGGMFPTGNVIDQLEVPGVGILPVTLVSAGIPTVFVNASDIGYKGTELQDAINSDQQALAMFESIRAHAAVRMGLIKQVSESANRQHTPKIAFVAPAAEYLSSSGKLVPADQIDLLVRALSMGKLHHAMMGTAAVAIGAAAAVPGTLVNLAAGGGEREAVTFGHPSGTLRVGASAAVVDGNWQVKKAMMSRSARTLMEGWVRIPPL, from the coding sequence ATGACTCAGCAACTAAAAATACCAGCGACCTATATTCGCGGCGGCACCAGCAAGGGTGTGTTCTTTCTGCTGGACGAGCTGCCCAATGCAGCGCAGGTACCAGGTCCCGCCAGGGACCAGTTGCTGCTAAGGGTAATTGGCAGCCCCGACCCCTATGCGAAACAGATTGATGGCATGGGTGGGGCGACCTCCAGTACCAGCAAAACGGTAATAATTTCCAGAAGTGAACGCCCTGATCATGATGTCGACTACCTGTTTGGACAAGTGTCGATCGACAAGGCGTTTGTTGATTGGAGCGGGAACTGTGGAAATCTGTCCTCTGCAGTTGGCGGATTTGCCATCAGTAAAGGGCTGATAAATTCAGAGCGGGTGCCAATCAACGGTCTTTGTACTGTCAGAATCTGGCAGGCCAACATCGGCAAGACGATCATCGCGCATGTGCCTGTTACTGAGGGCATGGTGCAGGAGACCGGTGATTTTGAACTGGATGGCGTCACCTTTCCGGCGGCAGAGGTACAACTGGAGTTTGTGGATCCGTCTGACGATGACGCGCCGGGCGGTGGCATGTTCCCGACCGGTAATGTGATTGACCAACTGGAGGTGCCGGGTGTCGGTATTTTGCCTGTCACTTTGGTGAGTGCCGGGATACCCACCGTTTTCGTCAATGCCTCAGACATTGGGTACAAGGGTACTGAGCTTCAGGATGCCATAAACAGTGATCAACAGGCTTTGGCAATGTTCGAGAGCATTCGTGCGCATGCAGCCGTACGAATGGGCCTTATTAAGCAGGTCAGCGAGTCAGCGAACCGTCAACATACTCCAAAAATCGCTTTTGTCGCACCTGCGGCTGAGTATCTGTCATCCAGCGGGAAGCTGGTGCCTGCAGATCAGATAGACCTGCTGGTGCGTGCCCTGTCGATGGGTAAGCTGCACCATGCCATGATGGGGACTGCGGCTGTAGCAATCGGCGCGGCCGCTGCTGTGCCGGGCACCCTGGTTAATCTGGCTGCGGGTGGTGGCGAGCGCGAGGCGGTGACTTTCGGCCACCCATCGGGCACTTTACGGGTAGGCGCCAGCGCTGCAGTGGTGGATGGTAATTGGCAGGTCAAGAAGGCAATGATGAGTCGCAGCGCCCGTACCCTGATGGAAGGCTGGGTGCGCATACCGCCACTGTAA